In the Theobroma cacao cultivar B97-61/B2 chromosome 1, Criollo_cocoa_genome_V2, whole genome shotgun sequence genome, one interval contains:
- the LOC18611845 gene encoding NAC domain-containing protein 82, which yields MEKNSLAPGFRFHPTDVELLKYYLRRKVLGKKFRFEAIAELDLYKYAPWDLPDKSLLRTGDLKWYFFCPTEKKYGKGSRFNRATAYGYWKTTGKDRPVRHNDKDVGSIKTLVFHRGKAPQGERTDWVMHEYRLEDKDLLDKGVVQDAYVLCVIFCKDGPGHRNGAQYGAPFREEDWTDDDEVVEDVSSTDLPAPAFTSATSPCVTQSQCLGSSAESSRFADSPSVVLDANKPITPMEASQVLVEDIISALHSSYKEYSLLSYGQIEYGSPITDANANLEFLKAADVSVDDEISSLLATFTKDDALTNVLYPFD from the coding sequence ATGGAAAAAAATTCACTGGCTCCTGGATTTCGGTTTCATCCCACTGACGTTGAGCTTCTTAAATACTATCTGAGGAGGAAAGTTTTGGGGAAGAAGTTTCGTTTTGAAGCTATCGCTGAGCTTGACCTATATAAGTACGCTCCTTGGGATCTGCCAGACAAGTCACTTCTAAGGACTGGGGATCTCAAGTGGTACTTTTTCTGTCCAACGGAGAAGAAATATGGAAAAGGGAGTAGGTTCAATCGTGCCACTGCCTATGGGTACTGGAAGACAACTGGGAAGGACAGACCTGTTCGTCACAATGACAAAGATGTGGGGAGTATTAAAACTTTGGTTTTCCACAGAGGGAAAGCCCCACAAGGAGAGAGAACAGATTGGGTTATGCACGAATACAGACTGGAAGATAAGGATCTACTTGACAAGGGAGTCGTCCAGGATGCTTACGTTCTTTGTGTTATTTTCTGTAAGGATGGTCCTGGCCATAGAAACGGTGCCCAATATGGAGCACCATTTAGAGAGGAGGACTGgactgatgatgatgaagttGTTGAGGACGTCTCTTCCACTGACTTGCCTGCACCAGCCTTCACTAGTGCTACTAGCCCCTGTGTTACTCAGAGCCAATGCCTTGGATCATCAGCTGAATCAAGTCGTTTTGCAGATTCTCCTTCAGTGGTTCTTGATGCAAACAAGCCCATTACACCCATGGAGGCTTCCCAAGTTTTAGTTGAAGATATTATTTCAGCACTGCACTCTTCTTATAAGGAATACAGCTTGCTCAGTTATGGCCAAATTGAATATGGTTCTCCAATAACAGATGCAAATGCTAATCTTGAGTTCTTGAAGGCTGCTGATGTTTCAGTTGATGATGAAATTTCTTCATTGTTGGCGACATTCACAAAAGACGATGCTCTAACCAATGTGCTTTATCCATTTGATTGA